One window of Alteromonas sp. LMIT006 genomic DNA carries:
- a CDS encoding SlyX family protein: MNSLEQKIIDLETQLAFQEDTIEALNQALASQQKQLDDVQFKLKHVLDKVKSMEPSNIASASEETPPPHY; the protein is encoded by the coding sequence ATGAACTCATTAGAACAGAAAATAATAGATTTAGAAACTCAATTAGCGTTTCAAGAAGATACGATTGAAGCGCTCAATCAAGCATTAGCGTCACAGCAGAAACAACTCGATGATGTGCAATTTAAGCTCAAACATGTACTAGACAAGGTCAAAAGTATGGAGCCAAGTAACATTGCATCGGCGAGTGAAGAAACCCCGCCGCCGCATTACTAA
- a CDS encoding YheV family putative zinc ribbon protein: protein MSQEKTRKRFIAGATCPHCKAQDSIMLYFENNVEKLQCVECDYKDTQSQTDVESAGQNTADVIGVFKP from the coding sequence ATGTCACAAGAAAAAACACGTAAACGCTTTATCGCCGGAGCCACTTGTCCGCATTGCAAAGCCCAAGATTCCATCATGTTGTATTTTGAAAATAACGTCGAAAAGTTACAGTGCGTTGAATGTGATTACAAAGACACTCAATCACAAACCGACGTAGAAAGCGCCGGCCAAAATACCGCAGATGTAATTGGCGTATTTAAACCCTAA
- a CDS encoding GIY-YIG nuclease family protein — MKSAQIKTWYVYLLQCENDMLYCGSTNDLERRYAQHCAGKGAKFTKINRPLELLAYREFPDRSAACKVEAQLKKVPKHRKITWLKKDG; from the coding sequence ATGAAAAGTGCGCAGATCAAAACTTGGTACGTCTATCTTTTGCAGTGTGAAAACGACATGTTGTACTGTGGCTCAACTAACGACTTAGAGCGACGTTACGCCCAACACTGCGCTGGGAAAGGCGCGAAATTTACTAAGATTAATCGGCCCCTAGAACTCTTAGCGTATCGGGAGTTTCCTGACCGCAGTGCTGCCTGCAAAGTCGAAGCGCAGTTAAAAAAAGTGCCTAAACACCGCAAGATCACTTGGTTAAAAAAAGATGGTTAA
- a CDS encoding uracil-DNA glycosylase family protein, translated as MTSFAQRVIEFNHGLDASMPLPEGVRMMNPYVEGSQSRAISDQFYRKYYSDDRPRRLILGINPGRLGAGATGIPFTDSKRLAEVCGIEAPFILHEPSSVFVYDVIEAYGGAEAFYRDIFIGAVCPLGFTKLNAKGREVNYNYYDSKALTDAVMPFILKALRDQIALGVCTKRVFVFGNGKNYDFLCKLNQQYGFFDDIVPLEHPRYVMQYKSKQKAFYIDKYLHAFRT; from the coding sequence ATGACGAGCTTTGCCCAAAGAGTGATCGAGTTTAATCACGGCTTAGACGCAAGCATGCCTCTACCCGAAGGGGTGCGCATGATGAATCCATATGTTGAAGGGAGTCAAAGCCGTGCTATTTCTGATCAGTTCTATCGCAAATATTACTCAGATGATCGGCCTCGCAGGCTCATTTTGGGCATCAACCCAGGGCGCTTAGGCGCTGGAGCAACTGGTATTCCATTTACCGACAGTAAACGACTCGCCGAGGTATGTGGGATTGAAGCGCCATTTATCTTACATGAGCCATCATCGGTATTCGTTTACGATGTGATTGAAGCATACGGTGGTGCCGAGGCATTCTACCGCGATATTTTTATTGGTGCGGTTTGCCCATTAGGCTTTACCAAACTCAATGCCAAAGGACGTGAAGTCAACTACAACTATTACGACAGTAAAGCGCTTACCGATGCGGTGATGCCGTTTATTCTCAAAGCACTTCGTGACCAAATTGCGTTAGGCGTCTGTACTAAGCGAGTCTTTGTATTTGGCAATGGCAAGAACTACGATTTTTTGTGTAAACTGAATCAACAATATGGTTTTTTTGATGACATCGTACCGCTTGAGCATCCCCGCTATGTCATGCAGTACAAAAGCAAGCAGAAAGCGTTTTACATTGACAAATATCTACATGCATTTAGGACGTAA
- the fkpA gene encoding FKBP-type peptidyl-prolyl cis-trans isomerase: MKRSIVALATLSVLGLTACGEQTKAPEEAQTPIELTTDVQRQSYALGSSMGAFALSRKAQLEELDLPFDEDALRRGFLDGLAEQSVLSMEEMQTIIRNADQEVRTKQEALASAQAEDNIAKGQAFLAENAAKEGVVTTESGLQYEVLVEGTGTKPAATDTVVVHYKGTLLDGTEFDSSYKRGEPASFPLNRVIAGWTEGVQLMSEGSKYKFYIPSELAYGPRATGNITPNSTLIFEVELIDVVDAEPATANE, from the coding sequence ATGAAACGTTCAATTGTGGCGTTAGCCACCTTATCTGTATTAGGGTTAACGGCCTGTGGCGAACAAACTAAAGCGCCAGAAGAAGCCCAAACGCCAATCGAATTAACCACGGACGTGCAGCGCCAATCTTATGCGCTAGGTTCAAGCATGGGTGCGTTTGCATTGTCACGCAAAGCGCAGTTAGAAGAGCTAGATTTACCATTTGATGAAGACGCGTTACGTCGCGGCTTTTTAGATGGACTTGCTGAGCAATCCGTATTAAGCATGGAAGAAATGCAAACCATTATTCGCAATGCTGATCAAGAAGTGCGCACTAAACAAGAAGCGCTTGCCAGTGCTCAAGCGGAAGACAATATTGCTAAAGGCCAAGCGTTTTTAGCTGAGAACGCCGCAAAAGAAGGCGTTGTCACCACGGAATCAGGTCTTCAGTATGAAGTACTCGTTGAAGGAACAGGCACTAAACCGGCCGCAACCGACACGGTCGTAGTCCATTACAAAGGTACCTTATTAGATGGCACTGAATTTGATTCATCATACAAGCGTGGAGAACCAGCGTCTTTCCCTCTTAACCGTGTCATCGCGGGTTGGACTGAAGGGGTTCAGTTGATGTCAGAAGGCAGCAAATATAAGTTCTACATTCCATCTGAACTCGCTTATGGCCCTCGTGCTACCGGTAACATTACACCTAACTCAACGTTGATTTTTGAAGTTGAATTAATTGATGTGGTCGATGCAGAACCGGCGACTGCAAACGAGTAA
- a CDS encoding ATP-binding cassette domain-containing protein → MIKLTQVSFMRGAETLLEPCSIDIFTGQKCAIIGANGCGKSSMFAMLTGGLAPETGELSIPKQWRMVSVAQHTPQTALSVLEHTIQGDKVLSDLRAQLAQAEAADHGEEIARLHDALASAGHYDVEARAATILSGLGFSQQALAQPVNDFSGGWKMRINLAQALLCPSDLLLLDEPTNHLDLDAVIWLEKWLQRYAGTLLLISHDKHFIDAIADQIISFEQRQLKTYTGNYSAYEKQKAERLRLQSLEYKKQQAHIAHLEKFITRFKAKASKAKQAQSRVKQLERMSLLAPVQAENPFSFAFAEPQALPNPLVQMRDIQVGYGDKVILKEVQLNLVPGSRIGLLGRNGAGKSTLIKLLANVHGPMQGEFTTAQGLDVGYFAQHQVDTLDPEASALLHLQRLDEQATEQSLRDFLGGFGFQGDQATRPVKPFSGGEKARLALAMIVYLKPNLLLLDEPTNHLDLSMRDALNYALQTFTGAMVLVAHDRTLLESVCEDFYLVNAGSVVPFKGDLDDYTQWVLQEAKSDKDADKTLSSDSQITEDERPKILDRKTQKRLEAEFRQRTKPLRDAITRNEKIMNSAQTRLSEIENTLLDTSLYNAENKAQLTALLQEQGELQLNVNEAEEAWFTAQDELETQQGIFEKQLHEELL, encoded by the coding sequence ATGATCAAACTGACTCAAGTCTCGTTTATGCGAGGCGCCGAAACACTGCTCGAGCCGTGTAGCATCGATATTTTTACCGGACAAAAATGCGCTATTATCGGCGCCAATGGCTGCGGTAAATCGTCTATGTTTGCCATGCTTACCGGTGGACTGGCGCCTGAGACTGGTGAGTTATCCATTCCCAAACAATGGCGCATGGTCTCCGTTGCACAGCATACCCCGCAGACTGCACTAAGTGTTTTGGAGCACACCATTCAAGGTGACAAAGTATTGAGTGACTTGCGGGCTCAGTTGGCGCAAGCGGAAGCGGCTGATCACGGAGAAGAAATCGCACGGTTACACGACGCACTCGCCAGCGCTGGGCATTATGATGTCGAAGCGCGAGCCGCGACTATCTTGTCGGGATTAGGTTTTAGTCAACAGGCGCTAGCACAACCGGTCAATGATTTTTCTGGTGGGTGGAAGATGCGCATTAATTTGGCCCAAGCTCTTTTATGTCCGTCGGATCTGCTCTTACTCGATGAACCGACTAACCACTTGGATCTAGACGCAGTTATCTGGTTAGAAAAGTGGTTACAACGATATGCGGGCACCTTATTACTGATTTCACATGATAAACATTTTATCGATGCCATTGCCGATCAAATTATCAGCTTTGAACAGCGTCAGCTGAAGACGTATACCGGTAACTATAGCGCTTATGAAAAGCAAAAAGCAGAGCGCTTGCGCCTACAAAGCCTAGAATACAAGAAACAACAAGCGCACATTGCGCATTTAGAAAAATTCATCACTCGCTTCAAAGCCAAGGCCAGTAAAGCTAAACAAGCTCAAAGTCGTGTGAAGCAGCTCGAGCGCATGAGTTTACTGGCGCCGGTACAGGCCGAAAACCCATTTAGTTTCGCTTTTGCAGAGCCTCAAGCCTTGCCTAACCCACTGGTGCAAATGCGCGATATTCAAGTCGGCTACGGTGATAAGGTCATTTTGAAAGAGGTCCAGCTTAACCTGGTCCCGGGCAGTCGCATTGGTCTATTGGGTCGCAATGGTGCAGGTAAATCCACTTTGATTAAGTTATTAGCGAATGTTCACGGTCCAATGCAAGGTGAGTTTACGACGGCTCAGGGCTTGGATGTGGGGTATTTTGCTCAGCATCAGGTGGACACACTTGACCCCGAAGCCAGCGCATTGTTACATTTACAACGCTTAGATGAGCAAGCCACCGAACAGTCGTTGCGAGATTTTTTGGGTGGTTTCGGCTTTCAAGGTGACCAAGCAACACGCCCGGTGAAGCCTTTCTCGGGAGGTGAGAAAGCCCGCTTGGCATTAGCCATGATTGTTTATTTGAAACCAAACTTATTATTGTTGGATGAGCCAACCAACCACTTGGATCTGTCGATGCGCGATGCGCTGAATTATGCGCTGCAAACCTTTACCGGAGCTATGGTGTTGGTAGCTCACGACCGAACGTTATTAGAGAGTGTGTGTGAGGACTTTTATCTCGTTAATGCCGGCTCTGTCGTCCCGTTTAAAGGCGATTTGGACGATTATACACAATGGGTCTTACAAGAGGCGAAATCCGATAAAGATGCAGATAAGACACTCTCGTCAGATAGTCAAATCACCGAGGATGAACGCCCGAAAATTCTGGATAGGAAAACCCAAAAGCGTCTTGAAGCCGAATTTCGACAACGTACCAAACCCCTTCGCGATGCCATCACTCGCAACGAAAAGATAATGAATTCTGCTCAAACACGCCTAAGTGAAATCGAAAATACATTATTGGATACCAGTTTATATAATGCTGAAAACAAGGCGCAATTAACTGCCCTATTGCAAGAGCAAGGGGAGTTGCAACTAAACGTCAATGAAGCAGAGGAAGCTTGGTTTACTGCACAAGATGAGCTAGAAACGCAACAAGGGATTTTTGAAAAACAATTACATGAGGAGTTGCTGTGA
- a CDS encoding TIGR02444 family protein, whose amino-acid sequence MIIVDLQHASDSLWAYCLERYDYPNVKEYSLTWQDKYNGNVNAVFALLWAQQSGVLMRALDAPKWQHLVTQTQHVLVDPIREQRKTITDKSSPYYALLLQDELDAERRQQQHFLQYIMTLQEPSPALQSHSHFIDYIDWHCTTQLHSSRFSEGIEHAKQLASMITAVAKGYH is encoded by the coding sequence GTGATCATTGTTGATTTACAACACGCATCAGACTCGTTGTGGGCTTATTGTTTGGAGCGCTATGATTACCCTAATGTAAAAGAGTACTCACTCACTTGGCAAGATAAATATAATGGTAATGTAAATGCTGTTTTTGCTTTATTATGGGCACAGCAAAGTGGCGTACTAATGCGCGCATTGGATGCCCCTAAATGGCAGCATTTGGTTACACAAACTCAACATGTGTTAGTCGATCCGATTCGTGAACAACGCAAGACCATCACGGATAAATCCTCCCCATACTATGCGCTGTTATTGCAGGATGAGTTGGATGCCGAACGACGTCAGCAACAGCATTTTTTGCAATACATCATGACCTTGCAAGAACCTAGTCCTGCATTACAGAGTCATTCGCATTTTATTGACTACATTGATTGGCACTGCACGACGCAGTTGCATTCATCGAGGTTTAGCGAAGGTATTGAGCACGCCAAACAACTCGCGTCAATGATTACCGCTGTTG
- a CDS encoding response regulator: MKRGLTLLQILIPSLLIIFVLGGLVWLELKQSVEQQKALEVVRVENQVTLLENIFDAEFSNVVQDLLLINRGVPFGTIDSVLSQREHILQHWTDILITHNKYQQIRFIDTNGDELLRIENSPTDGRVITPDTLQNKANRDYFINGIQLETGQVLITDFDLNQEFGQVQIPYNPTIRFIAKHPLGLIVINYSSTELFSDLADVVKDQIYLVNEHGYFLAHPNINQLWGWLVDRPKANFAKQHLEQWQALSNGSRYIDDQWYLGRIHYMQQDSDILRPQVFVAYPLKRPGSLFETIQKQTLLPYLLIATLIFIALMAWIYKALIRLQATTFEATVSKEKADHALSVKTRFLANMSHELRTPLNGIMGFFELLKNEPLNNKQMSYATNGFNSSKLLARILNDILDVSKLEANQLNISEHPFRLDTLLREVGTLLSSSIKDKSIELWFDVEPNLNTYLLGDDIRIRQILLNLCNNAIKFTDHGYVKLTVQQLATSDKMVTLAFSVEDTGIGISQANQARIFDSFVQVHEQDSKKYGGTGLGLHICQSLLALMDSQLEVRSEEHQGSVFSFTLKLSKAEMPHLDKDAIDNLNHVLLNDVHAIIYTDNALALDIIPKMTSNFGWPTFVCHNRIELLSQIQALPSVSMVIIIDRNDQRQELTSDLQQIASLTKAFSNRLVYMLLSASEGLQAHFASDQLTLVDGVFIKPLTQSSLYETILEGLSHKIQRSESTLVGKDELTRHIRILLVEDNYINQEVALNMLESEGYSVDIAENGHEALDYLKDQKRLPDIILMDMQMPIMDGITATQHIRKHNNWRHIPIIAMTANAMDEDKQACLAAGMNGHLAKPFEKSTLLEKIGYFTVKKHLN, from the coding sequence ATGAAACGCGGTCTTACCTTACTCCAGATTTTGATACCTTCATTGCTCATTATCTTCGTGTTAGGTGGTTTGGTATGGCTTGAGCTCAAACAATCAGTTGAACAGCAAAAAGCACTAGAGGTTGTCCGAGTTGAAAATCAAGTTACCCTACTTGAGAACATCTTTGATGCAGAGTTTTCCAACGTAGTTCAAGACTTGCTATTAATCAATCGCGGTGTGCCATTCGGCACTATAGATTCTGTGCTCTCTCAACGCGAACATATATTACAACATTGGACTGACATCCTTATCACCCACAATAAATATCAACAAATTCGATTTATTGATACCAATGGCGATGAGCTACTGAGGATTGAAAATAGTCCAACAGATGGTCGCGTGATTACCCCAGATACTTTGCAAAATAAAGCGAATCGAGATTACTTTATCAATGGCATACAGCTCGAGACAGGACAAGTTCTAATCACAGACTTTGATTTGAACCAAGAGTTTGGTCAAGTACAAATCCCTTATAATCCAACGATTCGATTCATCGCGAAACACCCACTGGGTCTCATTGTCATCAATTACTCATCGACTGAGTTATTTTCGGATCTGGCAGATGTGGTCAAAGACCAAATTTATTTGGTCAACGAGCACGGGTATTTTTTGGCGCATCCGAACATCAATCAATTGTGGGGATGGCTAGTTGATCGACCTAAGGCAAATTTTGCCAAACAACACCTCGAGCAATGGCAGGCATTATCTAATGGCTCCCGATACATCGACGACCAGTGGTATTTGGGTCGAATACACTATATGCAACAAGATTCAGATATCCTGCGTCCACAGGTATTTGTTGCTTATCCACTCAAACGTCCAGGCTCTTTGTTTGAAACTATACAAAAGCAAACCTTGTTGCCGTATCTACTGATTGCCACACTTATTTTTATTGCACTGATGGCATGGATTTATAAAGCTTTAATTCGCTTACAAGCAACGACTTTTGAAGCCACTGTCTCTAAAGAGAAAGCCGACCATGCGCTCAGTGTCAAAACGCGCTTTTTGGCCAACATGAGTCATGAATTACGCACCCCACTCAATGGTATTATGGGCTTTTTTGAATTGCTCAAAAATGAGCCTTTGAACAATAAGCAAATGAGCTATGCTACCAATGGCTTTAACTCTTCAAAACTTCTCGCTCGCATCCTCAATGACATCTTGGATGTTAGTAAGCTCGAAGCCAATCAGCTTAATATTTCGGAACATCCCTTTCGGTTGGATACCTTGTTGCGTGAAGTGGGTACGCTGTTGTCCAGTTCGATCAAAGATAAGTCCATCGAGTTGTGGTTTGATGTTGAACCCAATCTCAATACATATCTGTTAGGCGATGATATTCGGATTCGCCAAATATTGCTCAATTTGTGCAATAACGCTATTAAGTTTACCGACCATGGTTATGTCAAACTCACTGTGCAACAGCTTGCAACAAGTGACAAAATGGTCACCTTAGCATTCTCAGTGGAAGACACTGGGATTGGGATTTCACAAGCGAATCAAGCGCGTATTTTCGACAGTTTTGTACAAGTCCACGAACAGGATTCAAAAAAATACGGCGGTACTGGGTTGGGTTTACATATCTGTCAATCATTGCTGGCGCTGATGGACAGTCAACTAGAAGTGCGCTCTGAAGAACATCAAGGCTCGGTCTTTTCGTTTACGTTGAAACTAAGCAAAGCTGAGATGCCGCATTTGGATAAAGACGCAATAGATAACTTAAATCATGTTCTGCTCAACGACGTACATGCCATTATTTATACGGATAATGCACTAGCATTAGATATTATACCCAAAATGACCAGTAACTTTGGTTGGCCAACCTTTGTCTGTCACAACAGAATTGAACTGCTTTCACAAATTCAAGCACTGCCTAGTGTGTCCATGGTGATTATTATTGATCGCAACGACCAACGCCAAGAATTGACCTCTGATTTACAACAAATTGCCAGTTTGACCAAAGCGTTTTCCAATCGCTTAGTGTATATGTTGCTCAGTGCAAGCGAAGGCTTGCAAGCTCATTTTGCTTCGGACCAGCTGACACTGGTGGATGGTGTGTTTATCAAACCACTCACGCAGTCGAGTTTGTACGAAACGATTTTGGAAGGGTTATCTCATAAAATACAGCGTTCAGAGTCGACCTTAGTTGGCAAAGACGAACTGACTCGCCACATCCGGATATTGCTAGTAGAGGACAACTACATCAATCAAGAAGTGGCGCTGAATATGCTCGAATCAGAGGGATACAGCGTGGATATTGCAGAAAATGGACATGAGGCGCTGGATTATTTAAAAGACCAGAAACGCCTGCCTGATATCATTTTGATGGACATGCAGATGCCCATAATGGACGGTATTACCGCCACTCAGCATATTCGCAAGCACAATAATTGGCGACACATCCCCATTATTGCCATGACGGCAAATGCCATGGATGAAGATAAGCAAGCCTGTTTAGCCGCAGGTATGAATGGCCATCTAGCAAAGCCTTTTGAAAAGTCTACTTTGCTCGAAAAAATCGGTTATTTTACTGTTAAGAAACACCTTAATTAG
- the greB gene encoding transcription elongation factor GreB — protein MQKANLITPTGYRTLQAEEDQLWRVERPEITQKVTWAAGLGDRSDNADYAMNKRRLRQIHSRVRHLRKRLAAVTVVEPNKAQQGKVYFGAWVTLEDEAGQCKTVQIVGTDEVSFHRAPCSIDSPLARAMIGKEVDDEVEVRTPNGKTLYFINDIHYDSE, from the coding sequence ATGCAAAAAGCCAATTTAATTACCCCAACAGGATATCGCACCTTACAAGCCGAAGAAGACCAGCTATGGCGAGTGGAGCGTCCCGAGATCACCCAAAAAGTCACCTGGGCAGCTGGCCTTGGTGATCGTTCGGACAACGCCGACTATGCTATGAATAAACGTCGGTTACGGCAAATCCATAGCCGGGTAAGGCATCTGCGCAAGCGCCTTGCAGCTGTGACCGTGGTGGAGCCGAACAAAGCTCAACAAGGTAAGGTGTATTTTGGTGCTTGGGTGACGCTAGAAGATGAAGCAGGGCAATGCAAAACCGTTCAGATTGTAGGGACAGATGAAGTGAGTTTTCATCGCGCACCCTGCTCAATTGATTCGCCTCTTGCGCGAGCTATGATCGGCAAAGAAGTCGATGATGAAGTCGAAGTGCGCACACCCAATGGAAAAACATTGTATTTTATCAACGACATCCATTATGACAGTGAGTAA